One genomic window of Eriocheir sinensis breed Jianghai 21 unplaced genomic scaffold, ASM2467909v1 Scaffold65, whole genome shotgun sequence includes the following:
- the LOC126993651 gene encoding uncharacterized protein LOC126993651, which translates to MPLISSFKQRDASQTPVKKTIRFNFQNLNTFVKIRELYCAYDYCKYGFPLSSIRPELERRKERTVKPQKGSAKDAVKKHNALHQQTVGAARCAQMNTTTEGKSPKGILKKEKMPRSTCPGHVRFNLGDLRAPVKEREVYRGHDTFRYAAPLQVTQPPNFTSRPHQQPVRSASNSLRGAPRHLER; encoded by the exons atgccccttatcagcagcttcaaacagcgggatgcatctcaaactccggtcaagaaaactatcaggttcaacttccaaaacctgaacactttcgtcaaaattcgtgagctgtactgtgcctacgactactgcaa gtatggcttccctctctccagcattcgtcctgagctggaaaggcgaaaggagagaacagtgaagccacagaaagggtcagcaaaggacgcggtaaagaaacacaacgcactacaccagcaaacagttggagcagctcgctgtgcacaaatgaataccactactgaagggaagtctcctaaaggtatcctgaagaaagaaaagatgccacggtccacctgtccaggacatgtgcgcttcaaccttggtgacctccgcgcccccgttaaggaacgtgaggtgtaccgtggccacgacaccttcagatacgccgcgccgctccaagtcactcagcctcccaactttacctcaaggcctcaccagcagcccgttagatccgcctctaactcgctgcgtggcgcacctcggcacctcgagag GTAA